The Perca fluviatilis unplaced genomic scaffold, GENO_Pfluv_1.0 PFLUV_unplaced_scaf_73, whole genome shotgun sequence genome window below encodes:
- the impa1 gene encoding inositol monophosphatase 1 isoform X2, which translates to MTKSCSVDLVTQTDQKVETLIIQSVKEKFPTHRFIGEESVAAGEACVLTDSPTWIIDPIDGTTNFVHAFPFVAVSIGFSVNKQMQFGVVYSCLEDKMYTARKGNGAFCNGEPLQVSQQQDVKQSMIATEFGSSRDPEVVEKIFSSLKNILCIPVHGVRGAGTAAVNMCLVASGCVEAYYEMGIHVWDVAAGSLIVSEAGGVLMDVDGGELDLMSRRIVAANSRAVAERLVTEIDAFSPLRDDAPPLKS; encoded by the exons ATGACGAAGAGCTGCTCGGTGGATCTGGTGACACAAACGGACCAGAAGGTGGAGACGCTCATCATCCAATCAGTGAAGGAGAAGTTCCCCACTCACAG gttcaTAGGGGAGGAGTCTGTAGCTGCAGGTGAAGCGTGCGTTCTGACTGACAGTCCTACCTGGATCATCGACCCTATCGACGGGACCACCAACTTTGTTCACGC ATTTCCTTTTGTTGCTGTTTCCATCGGATTTTCTGTCAACAAACAA ATGCAGTTCGGCGTGGTCTACAGCTGTCTGGAGGACAAGATGTACACGGCGAGGAAAGGAAACGGAGCCTTCTGTAACGGAGAGCCGCTGCAGGTTTCTCAGCAGCAAG ACGTGAAGCAGTCGATGATCGCCACAGAGTTTGGATCCAGCAGAGACCCTGAAGTTGTAGAGAAGATCTTCTCCAGCCTGAAGAACATCCTCTGCATCCCCGTCCATGG CGTGCGCGGTGCTGGCACGGCGGCGGTCAACATGTGTCTGGTGGCGTCCGGCTGTGTGGAGGCGTATTACGAGATGGGGATCCACGTTTGGGACGTGGCCGCTGGCTCGCTGATCGTGTCCGAGGCCGGGGGGGTCCTGATGGACGTGGACG GAGGAGAGTTGGACTTGATGTCCCGACGAATCGTGGCCGCCAACAGCCGAGCCGTTGCCGAGAGGCTCGTTACTGAGATCGATGCCTTCAGTCCGCTCAGAGACGACGCTCCGCCACTCAAATCGTGA
- the impa1 gene encoding inositol monophosphatase 1 isoform X1: MADDWQNAMDHAVALARRAGEVVREALQHDRKVMTKSCSVDLVTQTDQKVETLIIQSVKEKFPTHRFIGEESVAAGEACVLTDSPTWIIDPIDGTTNFVHAFPFVAVSIGFSVNKQMQFGVVYSCLEDKMYTARKGNGAFCNGEPLQVSQQQDVKQSMIATEFGSSRDPEVVEKIFSSLKNILCIPVHGVRGAGTAAVNMCLVASGCVEAYYEMGIHVWDVAAGSLIVSEAGGVLMDVDGGELDLMSRRIVAANSRAVAERLVTEIDAFSPLRDDAPPLKS; the protein is encoded by the exons GTGGTGCGTGAGGCTCTGCAGCACGACAGGAAGGTGATGACGAAGAGCTGCTCGGTGGATCTGGTGACACAAACGGACCAGAAGGTGGAGACGCTCATCATCCAATCAGTGAAGGAGAAGTTCCCCACTCACAG gttcaTAGGGGAGGAGTCTGTAGCTGCAGGTGAAGCGTGCGTTCTGACTGACAGTCCTACCTGGATCATCGACCCTATCGACGGGACCACCAACTTTGTTCACGC ATTTCCTTTTGTTGCTGTTTCCATCGGATTTTCTGTCAACAAACAA ATGCAGTTCGGCGTGGTCTACAGCTGTCTGGAGGACAAGATGTACACGGCGAGGAAAGGAAACGGAGCCTTCTGTAACGGAGAGCCGCTGCAGGTTTCTCAGCAGCAAG ACGTGAAGCAGTCGATGATCGCCACAGAGTTTGGATCCAGCAGAGACCCTGAAGTTGTAGAGAAGATCTTCTCCAGCCTGAAGAACATCCTCTGCATCCCCGTCCATGG CGTGCGCGGTGCTGGCACGGCGGCGGTCAACATGTGTCTGGTGGCGTCCGGCTGTGTGGAGGCGTATTACGAGATGGGGATCCACGTTTGGGACGTGGCCGCTGGCTCGCTGATCGTGTCCGAGGCCGGGGGGGTCCTGATGGACGTGGACG GAGGAGAGTTGGACTTGATGTCCCGACGAATCGTGGCCGCCAACAGCCGAGCCGTTGCCGAGAGGCTCGTTACTGAGATCGATGCCTTCAGTCCGCTCAGAGACGACGCTCCGCCACTCAAATCGTGA